A single genomic interval of Devosia oryziradicis harbors:
- a CDS encoding cell wall hydrolase: MASSHRPVQSRPVRAVRRHPFTRLLVVGIFCGLGYVGLTNGAFGPGSDLAEALPPDVDLVTASISYAGVDPVITGSVDHLFETSSFTGPNRAEKTDRVRPPVDVLAISRSFAEVRIQLAALRGTPIDPAELGQSRLAAINAPATGDDEIGPRMSVAAIDPATASALQAIAGIAPASATPMPAMASEQLAYARANAPVMGGFSAGTAVAVNDKELWCLATAIYFEARGESYRGQVAVAQVVLNRVKDYRYPDTICGVVYQNQSRRNSCQFSFACDGIPESINDERAWAQAQDIAKRFTNGELYLTEVANATHYHATYVRPAWAPRMTKLTQIGLHVFYKFRSGWLFG; encoded by the coding sequence ATGGCTTCTTCCCACCGGCCGGTGCAATCGCGCCCGGTCAGAGCGGTTCGCCGACATCCCTTCACCAGGCTTCTGGTTGTCGGGATTTTTTGTGGCCTCGGCTATGTCGGGTTGACCAATGGCGCTTTTGGTCCCGGCAGCGATCTGGCCGAAGCCCTGCCGCCCGACGTTGACCTGGTCACGGCCAGCATTTCCTACGCAGGCGTCGACCCGGTGATCACCGGATCGGTCGATCACCTGTTCGAAACATCAAGCTTTACCGGGCCCAATCGAGCCGAAAAGACCGATCGCGTTCGTCCCCCGGTCGACGTGCTCGCCATTTCGCGCAGCTTCGCCGAAGTCCGCATCCAGCTGGCCGCTTTGCGCGGCACGCCGATCGACCCCGCAGAACTCGGTCAGTCGCGCCTCGCCGCCATCAATGCGCCGGCCACCGGCGACGACGAAATCGGCCCGCGCATGTCCGTGGCGGCGATCGATCCGGCAACGGCCTCGGCGCTCCAGGCCATTGCGGGCATCGCCCCGGCATCGGCCACGCCCATGCCCGCCATGGCTTCCGAGCAGTTGGCCTATGCCCGCGCCAATGCGCCAGTCATGGGCGGCTTTTCGGCCGGCACTGCAGTTGCGGTAAATGACAAGGAACTCTGGTGCCTGGCGACGGCCATTTATTTCGAAGCCCGCGGCGAAAGCTATCGCGGCCAGGTTGCCGTGGCGCAGGTCGTGCTCAATCGCGTCAAGGACTACCGCTATCCCGATACTATCTGCGGCGTGGTTTACCAGAACCAGAGCCGCCGCAATTCCTGCCAGTTCTCGTTCGCCTGCGACGGAATCCCGGAATCGATCAACGACGAGCGGGCATGGGCGCAGGCCCAGGACATCGCCAAGCGCTTCACCAATGGCGAGCTGTACCTGACCGAGGTCGCGAACGCGACGCACTACCACGCGACCTATGTGCGCCCAGCCTGGGCACCACGCATGACCAAGCTTACCCAGATCGGGCTTCATGTGTTCTATAAGTTCAGGAGCGGCTGGCTGTTCGGCTGA
- a CDS encoding putative PEP-binding protein, producing MSLAQEMFAIAPAMGKANLSASQLKLLSGKARWIFRVGEAGFPTVPTIALTRAAWEALQSERTRRESKLRTHWVACLFKLVGKDALPPTLVVRTSAASHNGGLMPAKIGIAAPENPEDSVDPMRPLAKAVKAAFDSYGFGPGWTGRADEDRGRQIVLVQAAAQGEVEQFLTRNATTGAMGPAPVQGAPLPRLPESVDALVALVDAKAGRHMCCTVAITRGQVVFLSARPSQVSAAAELEAAVDRVNRKIWSAQNAVSRVDPNRLAQLLHPRLRSTEGAAPIAVGLGVSPGAASGIVVFNPDDAARMRARGKHCILVVTETGPADIEGMKAATGILTARGGMSSHAGVIARITGKPCVAGVRTLSVDAVEMVCRIGDREFRTGDRLTIDGSDGHVYAGQLSLAQPHIGGAIGTLLDWSDASRSIAVRTNVETVESAKTALSFGAEGIGLARSEHMFFSPERMVALRRVILSEDENDRSRAINGLVDYQTGDYSALFSTMQGLPVTVRLFDPPLHEFLPRSEEEIEETAASLGLAVRALRINLERIAEVNPMLGHRGVRLAITYPEMLQMQMQALMAGARAASETQSDPVAVEVMVPFVSTASEVAWVRDRVNAIAANSGLLRNDRVRFAFGTMIELPRTCLRAGDIAQMVDFFSFGTNDLTQTTFGISRDDAPTFLAAYQRKGIYERDPFVTIDEKGVGEMIAIAIQRGKAANPKLKIGICGEHAGDPASLKFFAGLGVDYVSCSPYRVPVARLTLAQASA from the coding sequence GTGAGTTTGGCGCAGGAAATGTTCGCGATCGCCCCGGCCATGGGGAAGGCGAACCTGTCTGCCAGCCAGCTCAAGCTTCTCAGCGGCAAGGCCCGCTGGATTTTCCGCGTCGGCGAAGCCGGCTTTCCCACCGTGCCGACCATTGCGCTCACCCGTGCCGCCTGGGAGGCACTTCAAAGCGAGCGCACCCGCCGAGAGTCCAAGCTGCGCACCCATTGGGTGGCCTGTCTGTTCAAGCTGGTGGGCAAGGACGCCTTGCCGCCGACGCTGGTCGTGCGCACCTCGGCAGCGAGCCACAATGGCGGTCTGATGCCCGCCAAGATAGGTATCGCCGCCCCGGAGAATCCCGAGGATTCCGTCGATCCGATGCGGCCGCTGGCCAAGGCCGTCAAGGCGGCATTCGACAGCTATGGCTTCGGTCCGGGTTGGACCGGGCGCGCCGATGAAGACCGCGGCAGGCAGATCGTGCTGGTGCAGGCGGCTGCGCAAGGCGAGGTCGAGCAATTCCTGACGCGCAACGCCACGACGGGGGCCATGGGTCCGGCACCGGTACAAGGCGCCCCGCTACCGCGCCTGCCCGAATCGGTGGATGCGCTGGTGGCGCTGGTGGACGCCAAGGCGGGGCGGCATATGTGCTGCACCGTGGCGATCACCCGAGGGCAGGTGGTGTTTCTCTCGGCGCGCCCCAGCCAGGTCTCCGCCGCTGCCGAACTGGAAGCCGCCGTTGACCGGGTCAATCGCAAGATCTGGTCGGCCCAGAACGCGGTCAGCCGTGTCGACCCCAACCGGCTTGCCCAATTGTTGCATCCTCGGCTGCGCTCGACCGAGGGCGCTGCGCCCATCGCCGTCGGCTTGGGCGTTTCACCAGGTGCCGCAAGCGGCATTGTCGTGTTCAACCCCGATGACGCCGCGCGCATGCGAGCCCGCGGCAAGCACTGCATTCTTGTGGTCACCGAGACCGGGCCCGCCGACATCGAGGGCATGAAGGCCGCAACCGGCATCCTGACGGCGCGCGGCGGCATGTCGAGCCATGCCGGCGTGATCGCCCGCATAACCGGCAAGCCCTGTGTCGCTGGTGTGCGGACCTTGTCGGTCGATGCGGTTGAAATGGTGTGCCGTATTGGCGACCGCGAATTCCGCACCGGGGATCGCCTGACCATCGATGGCAGCGACGGGCACGTCTATGCCGGCCAGCTGTCATTGGCCCAGCCCCATATCGGCGGCGCTATCGGCACCCTGCTCGACTGGTCGGACGCCAGTCGCTCCATTGCCGTTCGCACCAATGTCGAGACGGTGGAGTCGGCCAAGACGGCCCTCAGCTTCGGCGCCGAGGGCATTGGCCTGGCCCGGTCCGAGCACATGTTCTTCTCACCCGAGCGCATGGTTGCGCTGCGCCGTGTCATCCTGAGCGAAGACGAAAACGACCGCAGCCGCGCCATCAACGGCCTGGTGGATTACCAGACGGGCGACTATTCGGCGCTGTTTTCGACCATGCAGGGGCTGCCGGTCACGGTTCGCCTGTTCGATCCGCCGCTGCATGAATTCCTGCCGCGCAGCGAGGAGGAAATCGAGGAAACCGCCGCGTCCCTGGGGCTCGCCGTGCGCGCGCTGCGCATCAATCTGGAGCGGATCGCCGAGGTGAATCCCATGCTGGGTCACCGCGGCGTGCGCCTCGCCATCACCTATCCCGAAATGCTGCAGATGCAGATGCAGGCGCTGATGGCCGGTGCCCGTGCTGCCAGCGAAACCCAGAGCGATCCTGTGGCGGTCGAGGTCATGGTGCCTTTCGTTTCCACCGCCAGCGAGGTGGCTTGGGTGCGGGACCGGGTCAACGCCATAGCCGCCAATTCCGGACTACTGCGGAATGACCGGGTTCGTTTTGCCTTCGGCACCATGATCGAACTGCCGCGCACCTGCCTTCGCGCCGGGGATATCGCGCAAATGGTCGATTTTTTCTCGTTCGGCACCAACGACTTGACCCAGACCACTTTCGGCATTTCCCGCGACGATGCGCCGACTTTCCTCGCGGCCTATCAGCGCAAGGGCATCTACGAGCGCGATCCCTTCGTCACCATCGACGAAAAGGGCGTGGGCGAGATGATTGCCATCGCGATCCAGCGGGGCAAGGCCGCCAATCCCAAGCTCAAGATTGGCATTTGCGGCGAGCATGCTGGCGATCCTGCCTCGCTCAAGTTCTTTGCCGGCCTGGGCGTCGACTATGTCAGTTGCTCACCCTATCGTGTGCCGGTAGCCCGGCTGACGCTGGCGCAGGCTTCTGCTTAA
- the ispH gene encoding 4-hydroxy-3-methylbut-2-enyl diphosphate reductase has protein sequence MEKRPQLDILLCAPRGFCAGVDRAIQIVELALEKYGAPVYVRHAIVHNKYVVDGLRDKGAVFVEELSEIPETDAPVVFSAHGVPKSVPADAKSRNMFFLDATCPLVSKVHVEAQRHFAEGHEIVLIGHKGHPEVVGTMGQLPDGAITLVETVADAMVFEPRDPQTLAFVTQTTLSVDDTREIVAALKARFPAINGPHKEDICYATTNRQEAIKAVAPEVDAMIVVGSPNSSNSLRLVEVAERAGCKVSMLVDRASEIDWARLEGIRSLGVSAGASAPEKLVDEVIEAFAQRYDIKVEARVTAKENIAFNIPRELRAIEAAVAR, from the coding sequence ATGGAAAAGCGGCCACAACTAGACATTTTGCTCTGCGCCCCCCGCGGTTTTTGCGCCGGGGTCGATCGGGCAATCCAGATCGTCGAGCTCGCGCTCGAGAAATACGGTGCGCCGGTCTATGTGCGCCACGCCATCGTGCACAACAAATACGTGGTCGATGGATTGCGCGACAAAGGCGCGGTCTTCGTTGAGGAACTGAGCGAGATCCCGGAAACGGACGCCCCAGTGGTGTTCTCGGCGCATGGCGTGCCCAAGTCGGTGCCCGCAGACGCCAAAAGCCGCAACATGTTCTTCCTCGATGCCACCTGCCCGCTGGTCAGCAAGGTGCATGTCGAGGCGCAGCGGCACTTTGCCGAGGGCCACGAGATCGTGCTGATCGGCCACAAGGGGCACCCCGAAGTGGTGGGCACGATGGGCCAGTTGCCCGATGGCGCCATTACACTGGTCGAGACTGTGGCCGACGCCATGGTTTTTGAGCCGCGCGATCCACAGACGCTGGCTTTCGTTACGCAAACGACGCTGTCGGTGGACGACACGAGGGAGATCGTGGCTGCGCTCAAGGCCCGCTTCCCCGCGATCAATGGACCGCACAAGGAAGACATCTGCTACGCCACCACCAACCGGCAGGAAGCCATCAAGGCGGTCGCCCCCGAAGTGGATGCGATGATCGTGGTGGGTTCGCCCAATTCGTCCAACTCGCTGCGCCTGGTAGAGGTGGCGGAGCGAGCCGGCTGCAAGGTCTCGATGCTGGTCGACCGGGCATCGGAGATCGACTGGGCACGCCTCGAAGGCATCCGGAGCCTGGGGGTTTCAGCTGGCGCATCTGCTCCCGAAAAGCTGGTGGACGAGGTGATCGAGGCCTTCGCACAGCGCTACGACATCAAGGTCGAGGCGCGCGTCACCGCCAAGGAAAACATCGCCTTCAACATCCCGCGCGAACTGCGGGCAATCGAAGCTGCCGTTGCACGATGA
- a CDS encoding GNAT family N-acetyltransferase has protein sequence MSGLDLLETERLVLSGWHMDQVDDLVRLHGDERVARYLDADGKPWDRAKCEARVALWRDNFANHRMGKLRVRRKSDGVLVGRAGFGLHGARGEPEIGYAMYPEFHGNGYATEAATALRDWLFRETDWMYFLGFADVRNAPSLAVLARIGMVPTHVGLLDGQAAQFHIMHKGQLEA, from the coding sequence ATGAGCGGACTCGATCTGCTTGAAACCGAACGGCTGGTGCTGTCTGGCTGGCATATGGACCAGGTGGATGACCTGGTCCGCCTGCATGGCGACGAGCGCGTTGCCCGCTATCTCGATGCGGATGGCAAGCCCTGGGACCGGGCCAAATGCGAGGCGCGCGTAGCGCTATGGCGCGATAATTTCGCCAACCATCGCATGGGCAAGCTGCGCGTGCGGCGTAAGAGCGATGGTGTGCTGGTGGGTCGGGCCGGCTTTGGCCTCCATGGCGCGCGCGGGGAGCCGGAAATCGGCTATGCCATGTACCCGGAATTCCACGGCAATGGCTATGCCACCGAGGCGGCGACGGCCCTGCGCGACTGGCTGTTCCGCGAAACCGACTGGATGTACTTCCTTGGCTTTGCCGACGTGCGCAACGCGCCGTCACTGGCCGTGCTAGCCAGGATCGGCATGGTGCCGACCCATGTCGGCCTGCTCGACGGCCAGGCGGCGCAGTTTCACATCATGCACAAGGGACAGCTTGAAGCATGA
- the rnhA gene encoding ribonuclease HI has product MSDTVVIHTDGACSGNPGPGGWGAILEYGGHTKELKGGEALTTNNKMELTAAIEALNALKRPCTVEIHTDSQYVKNGVQSWIHGWKRNGWRTADKKPVKNAELWQALDEAQKRHTITWKWVKGHAGHELNERADQLANEGMAPFKPKRRDERPMPPV; this is encoded by the coding sequence ATGAGCGACACGGTTGTCATTCACACCGATGGCGCCTGTTCAGGCAATCCGGGGCCGGGCGGCTGGGGCGCGATCCTTGAATATGGCGGCCATACCAAGGAATTGAAGGGTGGAGAGGCGCTGACCACCAATAACAAGATGGAGCTGACCGCCGCTATCGAGGCGCTCAATGCCCTCAAGCGCCCCTGTACGGTCGAAATCCACACCGACAGCCAGTATGTGAAGAACGGCGTTCAGAGCTGGATCCACGGCTGGAAGCGCAACGGGTGGCGCACGGCCGACAAGAAGCCGGTCAAGAATGCCGAACTCTGGCAGGCGCTCGACGAGGCGCAGAAGCGCCACACTATCACCTGGAAATGGGTGAAGGGGCATGCCGGGCATGAACTGAACGAACGGGCGGATCAGCTTGCCAATGAAGGCATGGCGCCGTTCAAACCCAAGCGGCGGGACGAGCGGCCGATGCCGCCCGTCTAG
- a CDS encoding DUF808 domain-containing protein — protein MSVGLLALLDDVAGLVKVAAASLDDVAGQAAKAGAKAAGAVIDDAAVTPNYLHGFTADRELPIVGRIAWGSIKNKLLFLLPAALLLSLFAPWLITPLLMIGGAYLCYEGAEKVFHALAPHNAEAHEASLEPIAADADTLEEQKVAGAIQTDFILSAEIMTIILAAIEVPDFWTRAAILAVAGIGITVAVYGVVALIVKGDDFGVWTARNARTGVARAFGRGLVVAMPVFMQILSVIGTAAMTWVGGSIIVHGLYEFGFAGPEHIVEGAAHWAEHTLPAIAGVAGWFATAVVDFFFGLALGAVMIPLVGYVITPAWKAIKRLLPRRARA, from the coding sequence ATGAGTGTTGGTTTGCTGGCCCTGCTGGACGACGTTGCGGGCCTCGTCAAGGTCGCCGCGGCATCGCTCGACGACGTTGCGGGTCAGGCGGCAAAGGCCGGCGCCAAGGCAGCCGGCGCGGTCATCGATGATGCGGCCGTGACACCCAACTATTTGCATGGCTTCACTGCCGACCGCGAACTGCCCATTGTCGGCCGCATCGCCTGGGGCTCGATCAAGAACAAGCTGCTGTTCCTGTTGCCCGCTGCGTTGCTCCTGAGCCTCTTCGCGCCCTGGCTGATAACGCCCCTCCTGATGATCGGGGGCGCCTATCTGTGCTACGAAGGTGCCGAGAAAGTCTTCCACGCCCTGGCGCCGCACAATGCCGAAGCCCATGAAGCCTCGCTCGAGCCAATCGCCGCTGATGCCGACACGCTGGAGGAGCAGAAGGTCGCCGGGGCAATCCAGACCGATTTCATCCTCTCCGCCGAAATCATGACCATCATCCTGGCAGCCATCGAGGTCCCCGATTTCTGGACCCGAGCCGCCATCCTGGCCGTGGCCGGCATAGGCATCACCGTGGCGGTCTATGGCGTTGTGGCGCTCATCGTAAAAGGCGACGACTTCGGCGTCTGGACGGCCCGCAACGCGCGTACCGGAGTGGCCCGCGCCTTTGGCCGCGGCCTCGTGGTCGCCATGCCCGTCTTCATGCAGATCCTGAGCGTCATCGGCACGGCTGCCATGACCTGGGTCGGCGGCAGCATCATCGTGCACGGACTCTACGAGTTCGGCTTTGCCGGCCCCGAGCATATCGTGGAGGGTGCGGCGCACTGGGCCGAACACACTCTGCCAGCCATTGCCGGCGTCGCCGGGTGGTTCGCCACGGCCGTCGTGGACTTCTTCTTCGGGCTGGCGCTCGGGGCCGTCATGATCCCGCTTGTCGGCTACGTCATCACGCCAGCCTGGAAGGCCATCAAGCGCCTGCTGCCAAGACGGGCCAGGGCCTAG
- the glyS gene encoding glycine--tRNA ligase subunit beta: MPELLLELFSEEIPARFQRRAADDLKKAVTNALVDAGLVYEGAKAFVTPRRLALTVTGLPARSPDTREEKKGPKVGAPQPAIDGFLRSAGLSSLDQAKVESDPKKGDFYVAHINKPGAEAIALLSGILPKILSEFPWAKSMRWGTGSFNWVRPLRAITATFGAENEEPVVIPFASNAIASGQTTFGHRFLAPEAIKVRRFDDYVEALERAKVVLDIDRRKDIIRNDAEQLAFAQGLTVIADEGLLEEVAGLVEWPVVMMGSFDPEFLKLPEEVIIATIRANQKCFCLRDASGKLAPNFIITANTTATDGGAVITAGNERVIRARLSDAAFFYQGDLAMPLEHGLPKLEETVFHAKLGSQFARVERLVKLAGEIAPQVGADPERAKRAAMLAKADLTTGMVGEFPELQGLMGRYYATAQGEPADIATAVEMHYKPLGPTDKVPTEPVSIAVALADKLDLLTGFWAIDEKPTGSRDPFALRRAALGVIRIISENGLRFPLKVEADLLAFFHDRLKVSLRDSGARHDLVDAVISADSNDILQITQRAEALSALLSSADGQNLLAGYKRGANILAAEEKKDGKSYAGVVSQDALKLPEETALAFAVDAVHSAVSNHVARDDYRGAMAELATLRAPVDAFFTAVLVNDADPAVRANRLNLLARLRDTMHLVADFGKVAG; the protein is encoded by the coding sequence ATGCCCGAACTGCTGCTCGAACTCTTTTCCGAGGAAATCCCGGCTCGCTTCCAGCGACGCGCCGCCGATGACCTCAAGAAGGCCGTGACCAACGCACTTGTCGATGCCGGTCTGGTCTATGAGGGCGCCAAGGCATTCGTGACCCCGCGCCGCCTGGCGCTGACCGTAACCGGCCTGCCGGCCCGTTCGCCCGACACACGCGAGGAAAAGAAGGGCCCCAAGGTCGGCGCTCCGCAGCCGGCGATCGATGGCTTCCTGCGATCAGCAGGACTGAGCTCGCTTGACCAGGCCAAGGTCGAGAGCGATCCCAAGAAGGGCGACTTCTATGTCGCCCATATCAACAAGCCCGGCGCCGAGGCGATAGCGCTGCTGTCCGGGATCCTGCCCAAGATCCTTTCCGAATTTCCCTGGGCCAAGTCGATGCGCTGGGGTACTGGGAGCTTCAACTGGGTGCGCCCGCTGCGCGCCATCACTGCGACCTTCGGCGCCGAAAACGAAGAGCCGGTGGTCATCCCCTTCGCCTCCAACGCCATAGCATCGGGCCAGACGACCTTTGGTCACCGTTTCCTGGCACCGGAAGCCATCAAGGTTCGCCGCTTCGACGACTATGTCGAAGCGCTGGAGCGCGCCAAGGTCGTGCTCGATATCGACCGCCGCAAGGACATCATTCGCAATGACGCCGAGCAACTCGCCTTCGCCCAGGGCCTGACCGTCATTGCCGATGAGGGCCTGCTCGAAGAGGTAGCCGGACTGGTCGAATGGCCCGTGGTGATGATGGGGTCGTTCGACCCCGAATTCCTCAAGCTGCCCGAGGAAGTCATCATCGCCACCATCCGCGCCAATCAGAAGTGCTTCTGCCTGCGCGACGCCTCGGGCAAGCTGGCGCCCAATTTCATCATCACCGCCAATACCACTGCGACCGATGGCGGCGCGGTGATCACGGCGGGCAATGAGCGCGTCATTCGCGCCCGTCTCAGCGATGCGGCCTTCTTCTACCAGGGCGACCTGGCGATGCCGCTGGAGCATGGCCTGCCCAAGCTGGAAGAAACTGTCTTCCACGCCAAGCTGGGGTCGCAGTTCGCTCGCGTCGAACGCCTGGTAAAGCTGGCCGGCGAAATCGCCCCGCAAGTTGGTGCCGATCCGGAGCGCGCCAAGCGCGCCGCCATGCTGGCCAAGGCCGATCTCACCACGGGCATGGTCGGGGAGTTCCCGGAATTGCAGGGCCTGATGGGCCGATACTACGCGACCGCGCAGGGCGAGCCAGCGGACATCGCGACCGCGGTCGAAATGCATTACAAGCCGCTCGGCCCGACCGACAAGGTGCCGACTGAGCCGGTTTCGATTGCCGTCGCCCTGGCCGACAAGCTGGACCTCCTCACCGGTTTCTGGGCCATCGACGAAAAGCCCACCGGTTCGCGCGATCCGTTTGCGCTGCGCCGCGCGGCGCTGGGCGTCATTCGCATCATCTCGGAAAACGGCCTGCGCTTCCCGCTCAAGGTCGAGGCCGATCTGCTGGCCTTCTTCCACGACCGCCTCAAGGTGTCGCTACGCGATTCAGGCGCCCGCCACGACTTGGTCGATGCCGTGATCTCCGCCGACAGCAACGACATTCTGCAGATCACCCAGCGCGCCGAAGCGCTCTCGGCCCTGCTGTCATCCGCCGACGGGCAGAACCTGCTGGCCGGCTACAAGCGCGGCGCCAACATCCTGGCCGCCGAAGAGAAAAAGGACGGCAAGTCCTATGCCGGCGTCGTGTCCCAGGACGCTCTGAAGCTGCCAGAGGAAACCGCCCTGGCCTTTGCTGTCGACGCCGTCCACTCGGCCGTAAGCAACCATGTCGCCAGGGATGACTACCGTGGCGCGATGGCCGAACTGGCGACGTTGCGGGCTCCGGTCGACGCCTTCTTCACGGCGGTGCTGGTGAACGACGCCGATCCTGCCGTGCGCGCCAACCGCCTGAATCTGCTGGCCAGGCTGCGCGACACCATGCACCTGGTGGCGGATTTCGGCAAAGTTGCCGGCTAG
- a CDS encoding DUF2207 domain-containing protein yields the protein MRTHTANRPQVVALLAAALLGLILALPALAREEIRSFTSDVILNTDGSVDVTETIEVNAEGSEIRRGIYRDIPVVMLGSDGGKVRPGIEVMGVTRDGDQEMYRIERMGNFQRIWIGNPDYFLDYGVHSYVIRYTMTRMARQFEDHDEIYWNATGNYWVFPILAARATVRLPDGAVISNLACYTGEVGSTEQAVSTKRTSDTTAVFRASRALGAGEGMTIAVAFNKGVIAFPTGFAAFQQRLTDLREVILPLLAALIAIAYNALAWFRVGRDPAKGTIIPLFHPPKGFSPPLVHYVHKWGFDNSGWPALTSAIFDLGVKGLVTIDNTVGKLKITVTGKQPEEALPSGEKLLFDYLAGNSPLVINKTSGPEIAKKLGEFTRAITIENRSRWFRNNTGYIVLGLLLGVALLAGMVMFEVLEPEWLIGSVVLGIVGGIGIGVIGNLRHGVQIFRFVGFIWVAIVVFNFGGMLLDSLSSLTVNTGAISAISIVVVTIVFAVLMRAPTIQGRKVMDEIDGLKLYIETAEKERMNIQGEPPMTVSRFERILPYAIALGVEKPWSSHFEAELARNAVADATGGYTPHWYSSRNGFGSAGSLTGNMSNAVSAAAASMTAAMVAAQPVQASSSGFSSGGGGGGGGSSGGGGGGGGGGGW from the coding sequence ATGAGAACGCACACCGCAAATCGCCCACAGGTCGTCGCGCTGCTTGCTGCCGCGCTTCTGGGCCTTATCCTCGCTCTCCCCGCCTTGGCGCGCGAGGAAATCCGCTCCTTCACCTCGGACGTCATCCTCAACACCGACGGTTCTGTCGACGTGACCGAAACCATCGAGGTCAACGCCGAGGGTAGCGAAATCCGTCGTGGCATCTATCGCGATATACCGGTGGTCATGCTGGGCAGCGATGGCGGAAAGGTGCGGCCGGGGATCGAAGTCATGGGCGTCACGCGGGACGGCGACCAGGAAATGTACCGCATCGAGCGCATGGGCAATTTCCAGCGCATATGGATCGGCAACCCGGATTATTTCCTCGACTACGGCGTCCATAGCTACGTCATCCGCTACACCATGACGCGCATGGCCCGGCAGTTCGAAGATCATGACGAAATCTATTGGAATGCGACGGGCAATTACTGGGTCTTCCCGATCCTCGCTGCTCGGGCCACCGTCAGGCTGCCTGACGGAGCGGTGATCTCAAACCTGGCGTGCTATACCGGTGAGGTTGGCTCCACCGAGCAGGCGGTATCGACCAAGCGGACGTCGGACACGACCGCCGTGTTCCGCGCCAGCCGCGCCCTGGGGGCAGGGGAGGGCATGACCATTGCCGTTGCCTTCAACAAGGGCGTCATTGCCTTTCCGACCGGCTTTGCCGCGTTTCAGCAGCGCCTCACCGATCTGCGCGAAGTTATCCTGCCGCTCCTCGCCGCGCTTATCGCCATTGCCTACAACGCGCTGGCCTGGTTCCGCGTCGGTCGCGATCCGGCCAAGGGTACGATCATCCCGCTTTTCCATCCTCCCAAAGGGTTTTCGCCGCCGCTTGTCCACTACGTCCACAAGTGGGGCTTCGACAATTCCGGCTGGCCGGCGCTGACCTCCGCGATTTTCGACCTGGGCGTGAAGGGGCTGGTGACCATCGATAATACGGTGGGCAAGCTCAAGATCACCGTGACGGGCAAGCAGCCGGAGGAGGCTTTGCCGAGTGGCGAGAAACTGCTGTTCGACTATCTGGCCGGTAACAGCCCGCTGGTCATCAACAAGACCTCGGGCCCCGAGATCGCCAAGAAGCTTGGAGAATTCACCAGGGCCATAACCATCGAAAACCGGTCCCGTTGGTTCCGCAACAATACCGGCTACATCGTGCTCGGCCTTTTGCTTGGCGTGGCTCTGCTGGCGGGCATGGTGATGTTCGAGGTGCTCGAGCCCGAATGGCTTATCGGCTCGGTCGTGCTCGGCATAGTTGGCGGCATCGGCATCGGGGTCATCGGCAACCTGCGGCATGGGGTGCAGATTTTCCGTTTCGTCGGCTTCATCTGGGTGGCGATCGTCGTCTTCAACTTCGGCGGCATGCTGCTGGACAGCCTGAGCAGCCTGACCGTCAATACCGGCGCCATCTCCGCTATTTCCATCGTGGTGGTCACCATCGTCTTCGCGGTGCTCATGCGCGCCCCCACTATCCAGGGGCGCAAGGTCATGGACGAGATCGACGGGCTCAAGCTCTACATCGAGACCGCCGAAAAGGAGCGGATGAACATCCAGGGCGAGCCGCCGATGACGGTGAGCCGCTTCGAGCGCATCCTGCCCTATGCCATCGCGCTGGGCGTGGAGAAGCCGTGGAGCAGCCATTTCGAGGCCGAACTGGCCCGCAATGCCGTTGCCGATGCGACCGGTGGCTATACTCCGCATTGGTATAGCAGCCGCAATGGTTTCGGCTCCGCCGGCAGCCTGACCGGCAACATGTCCAACGCGGTCAGCGCTGCGGCCGCCAGCATGACCGCGGCGATGGTAGCCGCCCAGCCGGTGCAGGCCAGTTCGTCCGGCTTTTCGTCCGGAGGCGGCGGCGGTGGCGGTGGTTCGTCGGGCGGCGGTGGTGGCGGCGGTGGCGGCGGCGGCTGGTAA
- a CDS encoding LemA family protein — MIGWIILGIVVLAAFYAITIYNGLVKNRQMVEEGWSGIDVQLKRRTDLIPNLMETVKGYMSHERETLEAVTNARAAATAAANGTPEQRAAAEGQLTTALGRLIATAEAYPDLKANTTFLEFQDALRTVEDEIQMSRRYYNGAVRNLNVMVESVPSNFIAGPFGFKKAEYFELENEADRAVPSVKFN, encoded by the coding sequence ATGATCGGTTGGATCATCCTTGGCATCGTCGTCCTGGCCGCTTTTTACGCCATCACCATCTACAACGGGCTGGTCAAGAACCGGCAGATGGTGGAGGAGGGCTGGTCTGGCATCGACGTCCAGCTCAAGCGCCGCACCGACCTCATCCCCAACCTCATGGAAACCGTGAAGGGCTATATGAGCCACGAGCGGGAGACGCTCGAAGCGGTGACCAATGCGCGTGCCGCAGCCACTGCCGCCGCCAATGGTACGCCCGAACAGCGCGCCGCGGCCGAAGGCCAGCTCACGACGGCCCTGGGCCGGCTGATCGCCACCGCCGAGGCCTATCCCGATCTCAAGGCCAACACCACTTTCCTTGAATTCCAGGACGCCCTGCGGACGGTGGAAGACGAAATCCAGATGTCGCGCCGCTACTACAACGGCGCTGTGCGCAATCTCAACGTGATGGTCGAATCCGTTCCGTCCAACTTCATCGCCGGCCCGTTCGGCTTCAAGAAGGCCGAGTATTTCGAGCTGGAAAACGAAGCCGACCGCGCCGTGCCGAGCGTCAAGTTCAACTAG